The following proteins are co-located in the Macadamia integrifolia cultivar HAES 741 chromosome 3, SCU_Mint_v3, whole genome shotgun sequence genome:
- the LOC122074481 gene encoding kinesin-like protein KIN-12D, which produces MMAVRYQDFYGEGERELLLDEVSELRDQMVQFLDGKISRQDQDMSILTQEAGIISRDDSFHLELENTHKELEDCRSKLKSCMAINAKLTSHLIVHFVE; this is translated from the exons GTATCAAGACTTCTAtggagaaggggagagagaactCCTTCTGGATGAAGTATCTGAATTACGGGATCAG ATGGTTCAATTCCTTGATGGGAAAATTTCAAGGCAAGACCAAGATATGAGTATTTTAACTCAG GAAGCTGGAATAATTAGCAGAGATGACTCGTTCCATTTGGAG TTGGAAAACACACACAAAGAGTTAGAAGACTGCAGGAGTAAGCTAAAATCTTGCATGGCgatcaatgcaaaactcacaaG TCATTTGATAGTGCACTTTGTAGAATAA
- the LOC122074482 gene encoding kinesin-like protein KIN-12E produces the protein MALVDVAHGKQWHVPYRDSRLTFLLQDSLGGNSKTMIIANVSPSMCCSTETLSTLKFAQRAKLIRNNAIVNEDCSGDALELQHQIRLLKVVASW, from the exons ATGGCTCTAGTGGATGTGGCACATGGAAAGCAATGGCATGTTCCTTATAGAGATTCAAGATtgacctttcttcttcaa GACTCGCTTGGTGGAAACTCCAAGACTATGATCATTGCTAATGTCAGCCCTTCTATGTG TTGTTCGACTGAAACACTAAGCACTTTAAAGTTTGCTCAGCGGGCAAAACTTATTCGAAACAAT GCTATTGTGAATGAAGATTGTTCAGGAGATGCACTTGAATTGCAGCACCAGATACGGCTTTTGAAGGTTGTAGCATCTTGGTAG